A DNA window from Halanaerobium saccharolyticum subsp. saccharolyticum DSM 6643 contains the following coding sequences:
- the phnD gene encoding phosphate/phosphite/phosphonate ABC transporter substrate-binding protein produces MSKYGAIFAILILSVLLLSGFVMASDLNHGDLAAEFVDYDGDLVADLPADESEWINPDTIIFSYTPVEEPSVYKTAWSDFLDHLAEVTGKKVMFYAVENYASQLEALRAGRIHIAGINTGSVPFAVNTAGVVPFAMMAAEDGSFGYEMEIITQKDSELSGLEDLEGETVAFVSQTSNSGFKAPSAILKSEMGYVAGEDYETTFSGRHDNSIMGVYNGDYEVAAIANSVMKRMDASGAIDMSEIKTIYKSQTFPTTAYSYVNNLHPGLAQKIKKAFFTFDWAGTSLEEEFEDDKFIPIDYKTYWEVIRTIDKANGVEYK; encoded by the coding sequence ATGAGTAAATATGGAGCGATTTTTGCTATTTTAATTCTTTCAGTCTTATTATTGAGTGGATTTGTAATGGCATCGGACTTAAACCATGGTGATTTAGCGGCAGAATTTGTTGACTATGATGGTGACTTAGTTGCTGACTTACCTGCGGATGAATCTGAATGGATTAATCCTGATACAATTATTTTTTCTTATACACCTGTAGAAGAGCCCTCAGTCTATAAGACTGCTTGGTCAGACTTTTTAGATCATTTAGCTGAAGTAACAGGAAAAAAAGTTATGTTTTACGCAGTAGAAAATTATGCGTCTCAGTTAGAAGCTTTAAGAGCAGGTAGAATTCATATTGCAGGTATCAATACGGGGAGTGTTCCTTTTGCTGTAAATACTGCAGGAGTTGTCCCATTTGCAATGATGGCAGCGGAAGATGGTAGCTTTGGTTATGAGATGGAAATTATTACTCAAAAAGATAGTGAACTTAGTGGATTGGAAGATTTAGAAGGAGAAACAGTTGCTTTCGTATCTCAAACATCTAATTCTGGTTTTAAAGCACCATCTGCAATTTTAAAATCTGAGATGGGATATGTAGCTGGTGAAGATTATGAAACTACATTTAGTGGGCGTCATGATAACTCAATTATGGGTGTCTATAATGGAGATTACGAAGTTGCTGCAATTGCAAATTCTGTAATGAAAAGAATGGATGCCAGTGGAGCAATTGATATGTCAGAGATTAAGACAATTTATAAGTCTCAAACTTTTCCTACAACTGCATACTCTTATGTGAATAATTTACATCCTGGTCTTGCTCAAAAGATTAAAAAAGCATTTTTTACTTTTGATTGGGCTGGAACAAGCTTAGAGGAAGAGTTTGAAGACGATAAGTTTATTCCAATTGACTATAAAACATATTGGGAAGTTATTAGAACTATTGATAAAGCAAACGGAGTAGAATACAAGTAA
- the phnC gene encoding phosphonate ABC transporter ATP-binding protein, protein MLKISNLHKEYPGGDLALRGVNLELKKGEITAVIGPSGAGKSTLIRCVNRLVEATEGEIILQDQDINKLNKKELKNKRRKMGMIFQEYALVERLTVMENVLSGRLGYVSFWRAWLRKFPQKDINQAYQLLERLGLQEHINKRSDHLSGGQRQRVGIARALIQDPDLLLVDEPTASLDPKTARQIMRLITEMAKERNLAALINIHDVLLAREYVSRIIGMRNGEIVFDGSPLELNKDTLTTIYGEEDWDNLNKENNIKENNTSLKGGNDFADREQSEIQLAASASN, encoded by the coding sequence TTGCTTAAAATAAGTAATTTGCATAAAGAATATCCCGGAGGAGATCTGGCACTTCGAGGTGTTAATTTAGAGTTAAAAAAAGGTGAGATTACAGCTGTAATTGGTCCCTCTGGTGCTGGCAAATCGACTTTAATTCGCTGTGTTAACCGTCTTGTTGAAGCGACAGAAGGAGAAATAATTTTACAAGATCAAGATATTAATAAATTGAATAAAAAAGAATTAAAAAATAAAAGAAGAAAAATGGGTATGATATTTCAGGAATATGCCTTAGTTGAAAGATTAACAGTTATGGAAAATGTTTTATCAGGAAGATTAGGTTATGTATCTTTTTGGAGAGCCTGGCTGCGCAAATTTCCACAAAAAGATATTAATCAGGCTTATCAGCTTTTAGAAAGGCTGGGGCTTCAAGAACATATTAATAAAAGATCTGATCATTTATCTGGTGGGCAGCGGCAGCGGGTGGGAATCGCTCGAGCACTAATTCAGGATCCTGATTTACTTTTAGTTGATGAACCAACAGCGAGTCTTGATCCTAAAACAGCAAGACAGATAATGAGACTAATAACAGAGATGGCGAAAGAAAGAAATCTGGCCGCTTTAATTAATATTCACGATGTATTGCTTGCAAGAGAATATGTCAGTAGAATTATTGGAATGAGAAATGGTGAGATAGTTTTTGACGGCAGTCCTTTAGAGTTAAATAAAGACACTTTAACTACAATTTATGGAGAAGAAGATTGGGACAATTTAAATAAAGAAAATAATATAAAAGAGAATAATACTTCTCTTAAAGGGGGTAATGATTTTGCTGACAGAGAACAAAGTGAAATACAGCTGGCAGCGTCCGCATCTAATTAA
- the phnE gene encoding phosphonate ABC transporter, permease protein PhnE yields MTENKVKYSWQRPHLIKSKNKRIIIFLLIAAYLIFTFISLRIDPQRILLGLSRSQKYFGDFLKPDFISRWDSIVDGIVESLTMTYIATVFGIIISLPFAFGAAENISPKPVYYLSRAVIVISRSFQEVVIAIFFVVIIGFGPMAGVLTLTFSSIGFLAKLLAEEIEDIDWSQVEAVKATGASWPQLMTYAIFPQILPRFIGLAVYRLDINFRASAVIGVVGAGGIGTTLNAAFDRYEFDSASAILIVMIGIVLLGEIFSSFIRKKMK; encoded by the coding sequence CTGACAGAGAACAAAGTGAAATACAGCTGGCAGCGTCCGCATCTAATTAAAAGTAAAAACAAAAGAATTATAATTTTTTTATTAATTGCTGCCTATTTAATTTTTACTTTTATTTCTCTTAGAATAGATCCCCAGAGAATTTTACTCGGTTTAAGCAGAAGTCAGAAATATTTTGGAGATTTTTTAAAACCAGATTTTATTTCTCGGTGGGATTCAATTGTTGATGGGATTGTCGAGAGTTTGACAATGACTTATATAGCAACTGTATTTGGAATTATAATTTCGCTTCCTTTTGCTTTTGGAGCAGCAGAAAATATATCTCCTAAGCCTGTTTATTATTTATCTCGGGCGGTGATAGTTATTTCCAGAAGTTTTCAAGAAGTAGTTATTGCAATTTTTTTCGTGGTTATTATTGGTTTTGGACCAATGGCAGGGGTTTTAACATTAACCTTCAGCAGCATTGGATTTTTAGCAAAATTACTGGCAGAAGAAATTGAAGATATAGACTGGAGCCAGGTGGAAGCGGTTAAAGCTACAGGAGCTTCCTGGCCTCAATTAATGACTTATGCTATATTTCCACAAATTTTACCCCGTTTTATTGGTTTAGCAGTTTATAGACTTGATATTAATTTTAGAGCTTCAGCAGTAATTGGAGTTGTTGGAGCTGGAGGGATAGGTACAACTTTAAATGCAGCTTTTGACCGTTATGAGTTTGATTCAGCTTCTGCTATTTTAATTGTAATGATCGGGATAGTACTTTTGGGAGAAATATTTTCCTCTTTTATTAGAAAAAAAATGAAATAA
- the phnE gene encoding phosphonate ABC transporter, permease protein PhnE — translation MKTNNYNWQLKGILRIIKEMIFWAAGIWLFIYCWNIISARTMWPFVYDGAEQAIKLLARMFPPNWPYFIDLLRPIWDTITIATLGTIAAIIFSLFVAFLAAENTSPHPLLRQLALLIIVTSRSVSSLIWAIILVIILGPGVLAGIIAISLRSIGFVSKLLYESIEEIDKDQVEAVKATGASKFSTLIYSVVPQVFPSFVGTAVYRWDINIRESTVVGLVGAGGIGLQLNEAILGLKWPDAVIIFMMILSLVLVSELFSAKIRKNII, via the coding sequence ATGAAAACAAATAATTATAACTGGCAGTTAAAAGGTATTCTTAGAATTATTAAAGAGATGATCTTTTGGGCAGCTGGTATCTGGCTTTTTATTTACTGTTGGAATATTATTTCAGCTCGTACAATGTGGCCCTTTGTTTATGATGGAGCCGAACAGGCTATAAAGTTATTAGCTAGAATGTTCCCACCAAATTGGCCTTATTTTATAGATCTTTTACGACCTATCTGGGATACAATTACAATTGCTACTTTAGGAACAATTGCAGCTATAATCTTTTCTTTATTTGTAGCTTTTCTAGCTGCAGAAAACACGAGTCCTCATCCGCTTTTGAGGCAGTTAGCTCTATTGATAATTGTAACATCTCGTTCAGTTAGTTCTCTAATCTGGGCAATAATTTTAGTAATTATATTGGGGCCAGGTGTACTGGCTGGTATCATAGCAATTTCTTTAAGATCAATTGGTTTTGTCTCAAAATTACTTTATGAAAGTATAGAAGAAATAGATAAAGACCAGGTAGAGGCAGTTAAAGCTACTGGTGCTTCGAAATTTTCTACTTTAATTTATTCAGTAGTGCCCCAGGTTTTTCCTTCTTTTGTTGGTACAGCAGTTTATCGTTGGGATATTAATATTCGAGAATCTACAGTTGTGGGGCTTGTAGGAGCTGGTGGAATCGGCTTACAGTTAAATGAAGCAATTTTAGGGCTTAAGTGGCCTGATGCAGTAATAATTTTTATGATGATTTTATCACTGGTACTTGTTTCTGAATTATTTTCAGCTAAAATCAGAAAAAATATTATTTAA
- a CDS encoding class I SAM-dependent methyltransferase, which yields MTGKRFHSSKKKKLFTEKRLKSLKPAELLSELDLKEGNIFIDVGAGNGFFSLPGAEIVGDSGKVYSVDVQIDMLLDLKYRAQQVGLTDRIEIVKSEDNDANLNQKADFMLFAYLFHEVEEKEKFLNNYFSFLKKGSKVVFIEWDPAKREEGPPLHHRVKSEHLKSMLEQRNIKNIEIENIDYNSYLISGRKI from the coding sequence ATGACAGGTAAAAGATTTCATTCATCAAAAAAGAAAAAACTATTTACAGAAAAAAGGCTTAAAAGTTTAAAACCTGCTGAACTTTTATCAGAATTAGATTTAAAAGAAGGAAATATTTTTATAGATGTTGGAGCCGGCAATGGTTTTTTTTCTCTACCCGGAGCTGAAATTGTTGGTGATTCAGGTAAAGTATATTCTGTAGATGTTCAAATTGATATGCTTTTAGATCTGAAATATCGGGCCCAACAGGTTGGTTTAACTGACAGAATAGAGATTGTAAAAAGTGAGGATAATGATGCAAACTTAAATCAAAAAGCTGATTTTATGCTTTTTGCTTATTTGTTCCATGAAGTAGAAGAAAAAGAAAAGTTTTTAAATAATTATTTTAGTTTTTTAAAGAAAGGCTCCAAAGTAGTATTTATAGAATGGGATCCAGCTAAGAGAGAAGAAGGTCCTCCACTTCATCATCGTGTAAAAAGTGAGCATCTAAAATCAATGTTAGAGCAGAGAAATATAAAAAACATTGAAATCGAAAATATAGATTATAACTCATATTTAATTAGTGGTCGAAAAATATAA
- a CDS encoding MFS transporter: protein MIKNKQRLMILAFTIMMMNGIVNNLRAQVGPYIIEDYGLNYSRLGILLSFISMGAMFLYFISGKLIEKFGLIKLLFYGMIYNSLALLAIYFSINYYTLTAAFFILGSGLTLLNIVSVNLISISYSKNRGKMINLLHLFYGLGGIVAPYFVTLVIKIGFSWAHSFLFSIILLVIIFIEFKTAVIPEIEASKNKTMKSTKELLKDIRVILFSLIVFLQIGVEFSIVTWLAPFLKDVEGRTDLEISFYIALFFITFTIGRLLASFMVEKVGYFNFIIYTAGAAALLITLALIGGRSFTILISISGIFLAAQVPTAQAAILDSFGSSGIKVVGFAQTAGMIGSTVLASWVIGFINDFIGLKAGFFILIISLIADLVITFYLKQITNKTVN from the coding sequence ATGATAAAAAACAAACAACGTTTAATGATATTAGCTTTTACAATAATGATGATGAACGGAATAGTTAATAATTTAAGAGCTCAGGTTGGGCCCTATATAATAGAAGATTATGGTCTTAATTACAGTCGACTTGGTATCTTATTATCATTTATTTCTATGGGAGCAATGTTTCTTTATTTTATAAGTGGGAAATTAATAGAAAAATTTGGATTAATAAAATTGCTTTTTTACGGTATGATTTATAATAGCTTAGCACTGCTTGCTATTTATTTTTCAATAAATTACTATACATTGACAGCGGCCTTTTTTATACTTGGATCAGGTTTAACTCTTTTAAATATTGTTTCAGTAAATCTTATTTCAATATCTTATAGTAAAAATAGGGGTAAGATGATTAATCTGCTGCATTTATTTTATGGTCTTGGCGGTATTGTGGCTCCTTACTTTGTAACTTTAGTTATAAAAATTGGTTTTAGCTGGGCTCATTCTTTTTTATTTTCTATTATTTTATTAGTTATTATTTTTATTGAATTTAAAACTGCAGTTATCCCTGAAATTGAAGCCAGTAAAAATAAAACAATGAAAAGCACCAAAGAACTTCTTAAAGATATAAGGGTTATTTTATTTTCTTTAATAGTATTTTTACAAATAGGTGTTGAATTTTCTATAGTCACCTGGTTAGCACCTTTTTTAAAAGATGTAGAAGGCAGAACAGATTTAGAAATTAGTTTTTACATAGCATTATTTTTTATTACATTTACTATCGGCAGGCTTTTAGCAAGTTTTATGGTAGAAAAAGTAGGCTATTTTAATTTTATTATATATACAGCTGGAGCTGCAGCACTGCTAATCACCCTTGCTTTAATAGGAGGAAGAAGTTTTACTATTTTAATTTCTATTTCAGGTATTTTCCTTGCAGCACAAGTTCCTACTGCTCAGGCAGCAATTTTAGATAGCTTTGGTAGTAGTGGAATTAAAGTAGTTGGCTTTGCTCAAACTGCTGGGATGATTGGTTCTACAGTTCTTGCTAGCTGGGTCATAGGGTTCATTAATGATTTTATTGGTCTTAAAGCTGGATTTTTCATTTTAATAATTTCACTCATAGCAGATTTGGTTATTACATTTTATTTAAAGCAGATAACTAATAAAACAGTTAATTAA
- a CDS encoding ROK family transcriptional regulator — translation MEKGSFKNMKKQNQKNILSLIKNEDGISRSQIADKLKISRATVTNIVRELISYELVQEAAVGKSRGGRRPMLLNLKSKGAFVIGIEWGIDSVKAVLLNLKAKIIADDQIEVQSHDFEEYKKISFNLIEKYQNQLEDSTKIIGIGLGIHGLVDPEKGLSIFTPHFNWDKINIKKVIAKKFNYPIFIDNDVRMMAAGEIWQGRDDFVFINTGSGIGSALVFKSKLHYGNNYAAGELGHMKVKDGGPKCHCGKNGCLESLASKESIILRYKKLNNIKDITFKEIINRYQAGEKEALLVVNDALKYFSRAISNILNILNPEAVIIGGLFAEYDQLLLKKLHKIITEDTLNQIADDLKITTAFYKDFAGAVGAAEKVLNNFFEMIN, via the coding sequence ATGGAAAAAGGTAGTTTTAAAAATATGAAAAAACAAAATCAGAAAAATATACTTTCATTGATTAAAAATGAAGATGGTATTTCACGATCCCAAATCGCGGATAAGTTAAAAATTTCTAGGGCTACAGTAACTAACATAGTCCGGGAATTAATTAGTTATGAACTAGTTCAAGAAGCAGCTGTTGGAAAATCCAGAGGTGGCCGCAGACCAATGCTTTTAAATTTAAAGTCTAAGGGTGCCTTTGTAATTGGAATTGAATGGGGAATTGATTCCGTTAAAGCAGTTTTGTTAAATTTAAAAGCAAAAATTATAGCAGATGATCAGATCGAAGTTCAAAGTCATGATTTTGAAGAATATAAAAAAATTAGTTTTAATTTAATAGAAAAATATCAAAATCAGCTTGAAGACTCAACTAAAATTATTGGTATAGGTCTTGGTATACATGGTTTAGTAGATCCGGAAAAAGGACTTTCTATTTTTACTCCTCATTTTAATTGGGATAAGATAAATATAAAAAAAGTTATAGCAAAAAAATTTAATTATCCAATTTTTATAGATAATGATGTTAGAATGATGGCTGCCGGAGAAATTTGGCAGGGGAGAGATGATTTTGTTTTTATTAATACTGGCTCAGGAATCGGATCTGCTCTAGTTTTCAAATCTAAACTTCATTATGGTAATAATTATGCAGCTGGAGAATTAGGTCACATGAAAGTAAAAGATGGGGGACCTAAATGTCATTGTGGCAAAAATGGTTGTTTAGAATCATTGGCATCTAAAGAAAGTATAATTTTGAGATATAAAAAGCTAAACAATATTAAAGATATTACTTTTAAAGAAATAATTAATCGTTATCAAGCTGGGGAAAAAGAAGCATTATTAGTTGTTAATGATGCTCTAAAATATTTTTCAAGGGCTATTTCAAATATTTTGAATATTTTAAATCCGGAAGCTGTTATAATAGGAGGCTTATTTGCTGAATATGATCAGCTGTTATTAAAAAAACTACATAAAATAATCACAGAAGATACATTAAATCAGATAGCAGATGATTTAAAAATAACAACAGCTTTTTATAAAGATTTTGCTGGTGCTGTAGGTGCAGCTGAAAAAGTATTAAATAATTTTTTTGAAATGATAAATTAA
- the galE gene encoding UDP-glucose 4-epimerase GalE: protein MNILVTGGAGYIGSHVLKALLKEGHQVITLDNLQKGYKEAVTGGKFIEGDLADKKLLNKIMKEDEIEGVIHLAADSLVGESMEKPGKYYMNNFANGINLLEAMINNDVKNIVFSSTAAVYGEPDEIPIKENNKTEPTSTYGESKLFFEKALKRYDDTYGLKYASLRYFNAAGADPEGEIGEAHDPETHLIPIVLQTALGIRDKIYIFGDDYPTNDGSCIRDYIHVNDLAAAHLLALEALAEGKESSIYNLGSGEGYSVKEVIDTVKEVTGRDFEVEISERRAGDPAVLIASSDKIQKELDWQPKYTELEKIISTAWQWHKSGGFERRTNDE, encoded by the coding sequence ATGAATATTTTAGTCACAGGTGGAGCGGGTTATATTGGAAGTCATGTTTTAAAAGCCCTGCTTAAAGAAGGGCATCAAGTTATTACTCTGGATAATCTGCAAAAAGGTTACAAAGAAGCTGTTACTGGAGGAAAGTTTATAGAAGGTGATTTAGCAGATAAAAAATTATTAAATAAAATAATGAAGGAAGATGAAATAGAAGGAGTAATTCATCTGGCAGCTGACAGCTTAGTTGGGGAGTCTATGGAAAAACCGGGTAAATATTATATGAATAACTTTGCAAATGGTATTAATCTTTTGGAAGCAATGATTAATAATGATGTAAAAAACATTGTTTTTTCTTCTACAGCAGCTGTTTACGGTGAACCAGATGAAATTCCAATTAAGGAAAATAATAAAACTGAACCCACAAGCACTTATGGAGAAAGTAAATTATTTTTTGAGAAGGCTTTAAAAAGATATGATGATACTTATGGTCTTAAATATGCTTCACTTCGTTATTTTAATGCAGCAGGAGCCGATCCAGAAGGTGAAATTGGAGAAGCACATGATCCTGAAACCCATTTGATTCCAATTGTACTGCAGACAGCTTTAGGAATTAGAGATAAAATCTATATCTTTGGTGATGATTATCCAACTAATGATGGCAGCTGTATTAGAGATTATATTCATGTCAATGATTTAGCAGCAGCCCACCTGCTGGCATTAGAAGCTCTGGCTGAAGGAAAAGAAAGTTCAATTTATAATCTTGGGAGTGGAGAAGGATATTCTGTTAAAGAAGTTATTGATACAGTAAAAGAAGTTACTGGTCGTGATTTTGAGGTTGAAATATCTGAGAGAAGAGCTGGAGATCCAGCAGTATTAATTGCAAGTTCTGATAAAATTCAAAAAGAATTAGACTGGCAGCCTAAGTATACTGAATTAGAAAAAATAATTTCTACAGCCTGGCAGTGGCATAAATCAGGCGGATTTGAAAGGAGAACTAATGATGAATAA
- a CDS encoding galactokinase, producing MNKQELWDKFGITFKDIDLESGAYAAPGRVNLIGEHTDYNDGFVMPMAIEKEITMLIQLRPDRKVKFYSLDYDQMVEYSLDDLKYDEENVWANYLLGVIDEIQKSGEKLQGFNLMFTGNIPQGSGLSSSAALEVVTALAITDLHKIKMDGVEMALLAQRAENNFVGVQCGIMDQYISRLGQKDHALLIDCRTNDYQLVPFKNDNYQIVICNSKVERGLVDSEYNQRRNECNQAVDYFAKKENSEITALRDLDLETVEKHKDQLAVNVYKRAHHVVSENERVLESQKALQADDMSKFGKLMYASHRSLSEDYEVSCKELDILVDLAAAENITGARMTGAGFGGCTVNLVKKDKLEDFVNTIKVKYKEKTGIEPEVYVSNPGNGARKL from the coding sequence ATGAATAAGCAAGAATTATGGGATAAGTTTGGAATAACTTTTAAAGATATTGATTTAGAAAGTGGAGCTTATGCTGCTCCAGGAAGAGTAAATTTAATAGGTGAACATACAGACTACAATGATGGTTTTGTGATGCCAATGGCGATAGAAAAAGAAATTACTATGCTGATTCAGTTAAGACCTGATAGAAAAGTTAAATTCTATTCTTTAGATTATGATCAAATGGTAGAATATAGTTTAGATGACTTAAAATATGATGAAGAAAATGTCTGGGCCAATTATTTGCTGGGTGTTATTGATGAGATTCAGAAATCAGGAGAAAAGCTGCAGGGCTTTAATCTGATGTTTACTGGTAATATTCCACAGGGATCGGGCTTAAGTTCTTCTGCAGCTTTAGAAGTAGTGACTGCCTTAGCAATTACTGATCTTCATAAAATTAAAATGGATGGAGTGGAGATGGCCCTGCTGGCTCAACGAGCTGAAAATAATTTTGTTGGAGTTCAGTGTGGAATCATGGATCAGTATATTTCTCGTCTCGGTCAAAAAGATCATGCCCTTCTAATTGATTGTCGTACAAATGATTATCAGCTGGTACCATTTAAAAATGATAATTATCAAATAGTTATTTGTAATTCTAAAGTGGAAAGAGGTTTAGTAGATTCTGAGTATAATCAACGCCGTAATGAGTGTAATCAGGCAGTAGATTATTTTGCTAAAAAAGAAAATTCTGAGATTACCGCTTTAAGAGATCTTGATTTAGAAACTGTTGAAAAACATAAGGATCAGCTTGCAGTAAATGTTTATAAAAGAGCACATCATGTTGTCAGTGAAAATGAAAGAGTATTAGAGAGCCAAAAAGCATTGCAAGCTGATGATATGTCTAAATTTGGTAAGCTAATGTATGCTTCTCATCGAAGTTTAAGTGAAGACTATGAAGTTAGCTGTAAGGAATTAGATATTTTAGTTGATCTAGCAGCTGCTGAAAATATAACAGGAGCCAGAATGACAGGAGCTGGTTTTGGTGGTTGTACTGTTAATTTAGTCAAAAAAGATAAGCTTGAAGACTTTGTAAATACTATTAAAGTGAAATATAAAGAAAAAACAGGTATTGAACCTGAAGTTTATGTTAGTAACCCTGGAAATGGAGCCAGAAAACTATAA
- a CDS encoding ATP-binding cassette domain-containing protein, whose translation MSEPFFEIINLNTPKEKNSKLNNFNFKLKKGEVHAVIGLEGSGKKNLTKALAGLINVKGSFYLENKLLENKIAVLRENGIDFLFNSSSLVEQLSIEENICLNNYPKFRFLPFINKIKSKNRAEKILGFMDLDLKLKKNVSNLSKDEKKQLSIAKILYNKPKIVIMHEPTDGLSVDSIKKFYNKIYEYKSEGGSIIYITKQWKDALKIADRISVIYMGSIIGTISKSEANLNQNKILNLMLGNYDNQKTNSFLENETQKILNTVFKATEFLTSNYELKDVLKLLAEYSSDFTKADNCVIKLIDENTKSFIDTFNYESNIKIISEIKKEKLFEITKNEKIFFMTEADRGFDDIFLNKSSNVKSVIVIPVLIRSHVSGIIQLSFSYRKSYSYSQEENIYLTTLAKQAAIAIEDTRLMGRSTLLQESHHRIKNNLQYIISLITLQKDFINKNPKNTDEILTNIICRIKSIAAVHDLLSKDSLGRSIINLHDIFEVIIEFLNNNKIEFKVEIDDIFISYAKASATALVFNEILSNCIEHAFKDQEAGMIEISSFKYNNQIKLIVKDNGKGITDDFKIEEQESLGLSIVYSIIKQQFKGDITLKPNQDGPGTKVEITIPE comes from the coding sequence ATGTCAGAACCATTTTTTGAAATTATCAATCTTAATACTCCAAAAGAAAAAAACTCTAAACTAAATAATTTTAATTTTAAATTAAAAAAAGGAGAAGTTCATGCGGTTATTGGTCTTGAAGGTTCTGGCAAAAAGAATTTAACAAAAGCTTTAGCAGGGTTAATCAACGTCAAGGGAAGTTTTTATTTAGAGAACAAATTACTTGAGAATAAAATAGCTGTTTTAAGAGAAAATGGAATAGATTTTCTCTTTAATAGTTCTTCATTAGTAGAACAATTATCTATAGAAGAGAATATTTGTTTAAATAACTATCCTAAATTTAGATTTCTGCCATTTATTAATAAAATTAAATCTAAAAATAGAGCGGAAAAAATATTGGGATTTATGGATTTAGATTTAAAACTTAAAAAAAATGTTTCAAATCTTTCTAAAGATGAAAAAAAGCAGCTTTCCATAGCTAAAATTCTTTATAACAAACCTAAAATCGTTATAATGCATGAACCAACTGATGGTTTAAGTGTTGACTCTATTAAAAAATTCTATAATAAAATTTATGAATATAAATCTGAAGGTGGCTCAATTATATATATCACTAAGCAGTGGAAAGATGCTTTAAAGATTGCAGATAGGATATCAGTAATTTATATGGGCTCAATTATTGGAACTATCTCTAAATCAGAAGCAAATTTAAATCAAAATAAAATTTTGAATTTAATGCTTGGAAATTATGATAACCAAAAAACTAATTCATTTTTAGAAAATGAAACCCAAAAAATATTAAATACTGTTTTTAAAGCAACAGAATTTCTAACCTCAAATTATGAGCTTAAAGATGTTTTAAAGCTTCTTGCTGAATACAGCAGTGATTTTACAAAAGCAGATAACTGTGTAATAAAGTTAATTGATGAAAATACAAAATCTTTTATAGATACATTTAACTATGAGTCAAATATAAAAATTATTAGTGAAATTAAAAAGGAAAAATTATTTGAAATTACTAAAAACGAAAAAATATTCTTTATGACAGAAGCTGATAGAGGTTTTGATGATATATTTTTAAATAAAAGCAGCAATGTAAAATCAGTAATTGTAATCCCTGTTTTAATAAGATCACATGTTAGTGGGATTATTCAATTATCTTTTAGCTATAGAAAGTCCTATAGTTATTCTCAAGAGGAAAATATATATTTAACAACTCTTGCTAAACAAGCTGCTATTGCAATTGAAGATACAAGGTTGATGGGGAGATCTACTCTTTTACAAGAAAGTCATCATAGAATAAAAAATAATCTGCAGTATATAATTAGCTTGATAACTTTACAAAAAGATTTTATTAATAAGAACCCTAAAAACACTGATGAAATTTTAACTAATATTATCTGTAGAATAAAAAGTATTGCAGCTGTACATGATCTTTTGTCTAAAGATAGTTTAGGCAGAAGTATAATTAATTTACATGATATTTTTGAGGTCATTATTGAATTTTTAAATAATAATAAAATAGAATTTAAAGTTGAGATTGATGATATATTTATTTCTTATGCCAAAGCATCGGCTACTGCTTTAGTCTTTAATGAGATTTTGAGTAATTGTATTGAACATGCCTTTAAAGATCAGGAAGCAGGAATGATTGAGATTTCATCATTTAAATATAATAATCAAATAAAGCTTATTGTTAAAGATAATGGAAAAGGCATAACTGATGATTTTAAAATTGAAGAGCAGGAAAGTCTTGGCTTATCAATTGTATATTCAATTATTAAACAGCAGTTTAAAGGTGATATAACACTTAAACCAAATCAGGATGGTCCAGGTACTAAAGTAGAAATAACAATACCTGAATAA